One genomic segment of Streptomyces liangshanensis includes these proteins:
- the ffh gene encoding signal recognition particle protein, whose translation MFDTLSDRLAATFKSLRGKGRLSPEDIDATAREIRIALLEADVALPVVRAFIAKVKERASGAEVSGALNPSQQVIKIVNEELVGILGGETRRLRFAKTAPTVIMLAGLQGAGKTTLAGKLGLWLKNQGHSPLLVACDLQRPNAVTQLSVVAERAGVAVYAPEPGNGVGDPVKVAKDSIEYARSRQYDIVVVDTAGRLGIDQELMKQASDIRDAVNPDETLFVVDAMIGQDAVNTAEAFRDGVGFDGVVLSKLDGDARGGAALSIAHVTGKQIMFASNGEKLDEFDAFHPDRMASRILDMGDLLTLIEQAEKTFSQAEAEKMAAKLQSSKGGKDFTLDDFLAQMEQVRKMGSISKLLGMLPGMGQIKDQINNIDERDVDRTAAIIKSMTPGERHEPTIINGSRRARIARGSGVEVSAVKNLVERFFEARKMMSKMAQGGGMPGMPGVPGMGGGPGRTKKKQKVAKGKQRSGNPMKRKLDEQAAATRRESGESSPGNAFGLPTGEPDKNFELPDEFKKFMG comes from the coding sequence GTGTTCGACACTCTCTCCGACCGCCTCGCAGCCACATTCAAGAGCCTCCGGGGCAAAGGGCGCCTCAGCCCGGAGGACATCGACGCCACGGCCCGCGAGATCCGTATCGCGCTGCTCGAGGCCGACGTGGCCCTGCCCGTCGTGCGCGCCTTCATCGCCAAGGTCAAGGAGCGGGCAAGCGGCGCCGAGGTCTCGGGCGCGCTGAACCCGAGCCAGCAGGTCATCAAGATCGTCAACGAGGAGCTCGTCGGCATCCTCGGCGGTGAGACCCGGCGGCTGCGCTTCGCCAAGACGGCACCCACCGTCATCATGCTCGCGGGCCTCCAGGGCGCCGGTAAGACCACCCTCGCGGGAAAGCTCGGCCTCTGGCTCAAGAACCAGGGCCACTCCCCGCTGCTGGTCGCCTGTGACCTCCAACGCCCCAACGCCGTCACCCAGCTCTCCGTCGTCGCCGAGCGCGCGGGCGTCGCCGTGTACGCCCCGGAGCCGGGCAACGGGGTCGGCGACCCGGTCAAGGTCGCCAAGGACTCGATCGAGTACGCCCGCTCGCGGCAGTACGACATCGTCGTCGTCGACACCGCCGGCCGCCTGGGCATCGACCAGGAGCTGATGAAGCAGGCCTCGGACATCCGCGACGCGGTCAACCCCGACGAGACGCTCTTCGTCGTCGACGCGATGATCGGCCAGGACGCGGTCAACACCGCCGAGGCGTTCCGCGACGGCGTCGGCTTCGACGGCGTGGTCCTCTCCAAGCTCGACGGCGACGCCCGCGGTGGTGCGGCGCTGTCCATCGCGCACGTGACCGGCAAGCAGATCATGTTCGCCTCGAACGGCGAGAAGCTCGACGAGTTCGACGCGTTCCACCCGGACCGGATGGCGTCCCGCATCCTCGACATGGGTGACCTCCTCACCCTGATCGAGCAGGCGGAGAAGACGTTCAGCCAGGCCGAGGCCGAGAAGATGGCCGCCAAGCTCCAGAGCAGCAAGGGCGGCAAGGACTTCACGCTGGACGACTTCCTCGCCCAGATGGAACAGGTCAGGAAGATGGGCAGCATCTCCAAGCTGCTCGGCATGCTCCCCGGCATGGGCCAGATCAAGGACCAGATCAACAACATCGACGAGCGGGACGTGGACCGTACCGCCGCGATCATCAAGTCGATGACGCCGGGCGAGCGTCACGAGCCGACCATCATCAACGGCTCGCGCCGGGCGCGGATCGCGCGCGGTTCCGGAGTGGAGGTCAGCGCGGTCAAGAACCTGGTCGAGCGGTTCTTCGAGGCGCGCAAGATGATGTCGAAGATGGCGCAGGGCGGCGGGATGCCCGGGATGCCGGGCGTTCCCGGGATGGGCGGCGGTCCCGGCCGTACGAAGAAGAAGCAGAAGGTCGCGAAGGGCAAGCAGCGCTCGGGCAACCCGATGAAGCGCAAGCTGGACGAGCAGGCGGCGGCGACGCGGCGGGAGTCGGGGGAGTCGTCCCCGGGCAACGCCTTCGGCCTGCCGACCGGCGAGCCCGACAAGAACTTCGAACTCCCCGACGAGTTCAAGAAGTTCATGGGCTGA